The Saccopteryx leptura isolate mSacLep1 chromosome 2, mSacLep1_pri_phased_curated, whole genome shotgun sequence genome has a window encoding:
- the CHODL gene encoding chondrolectin isoform X3, translated as MSRVVSLLLGAALLCGHGVLCRRVVSGQKVCFADYKHPCYKMAYFHELSSRVSFQEARLACESEGGALLSLENEVEQKLIESMLQNLTKPGTGISDGDFWIGLWRNGEGQASGACPDLYQWSDGSSSHYRNWYTDEPSCGSEKCVVMYHQPTANPGLGGPYLYQWNDDRCNMKHNYICKYEPEIIPTAPGEKTYFTNQPGDTHQNVVVTEAGIIPNLIYVVIPTIPLLLLILVAFGTCCFQMLHKRKARRNFIKDSTPLSSECLAESLNSNL; from the exons GCCAAAAAGTGTGTTTCGCTGACTACAAGCACCCCTGCTACAAAATGGCCTATTTCCATGAACTGTCCAGCCGTGTGAGCTTTCAGGAGGCTCGCCTGGCTTGTGAGAGTGAGGGGGGAGCTCTTCTCAGCCTGGAGAACGAAGTGGAGCAAAAGTTAATAGAAAGCATGTTGCAAAACCTAACCAAGCCAGGCACAGGAATTTCTGATGGTGATTTCTGGATCGGCCTTTGGAGAAATGGAGAGGGGCAAGCCTCTGGTGCCTGCCCAGATCTCTACCAGTGGTCTGATGGGAGCAGTTCCCATTACCG AAACTGGTACACTGACGAACCTTCCTGTGGAAGTGAAAAGTGTGTGGTGATGTATCATCAACCGACGGCCAATCCTGGCCTAGGGGGTCCCTACCTTTACCAGTGGAATGACGACAGGTGCAACATGAAGCACAATTACATCTGCAAGTATGAGCCAG AGATTATTCCAACAGCTCCTGGAGAAAAGACTTATTTTACAAACCAACCAGGAGACACCCATCAAAATGTAGTTGTTACTGAAGCAG GCATAATTCCCAATCTAATTTATGTTGTTATACCAACAATCCCGCTGCTCTTATTGATACTGGTTGCTTTTGGAACCTGCTGTTTCCAGATGCTGCATAAAAG gAAAGCAAGGAGAAACTTCATCAAAGACTCAACTCCGTTATCATCTGAGTGCCTTGCAGAAAGTTTAAATTCCAATCTG TAA
- the CHODL gene encoding chondrolectin isoform X1 has translation MSRVVSLLLGAALLCGHGVLCRRVVSGQKVCFADYKHPCYKMAYFHELSSRVSFQEARLACESEGGALLSLENEVEQKLIESMLQNLTKPGTGISDGDFWIGLWRNGEGQASGACPDLYQWSDGSSSHYRNWYTDEPSCGSEKCVVMYHQPTANPGLGGPYLYQWNDDRCNMKHNYICKYEPVKEEQKLAQTSPHCGFQKAREKKVAWKYKNVLSCLQKRNQSFVIWICIRNGITTLAWNGLKSQRICKVNCKRPLEANIKMSFLCLFHLQNMLC, from the exons GCCAAAAAGTGTGTTTCGCTGACTACAAGCACCCCTGCTACAAAATGGCCTATTTCCATGAACTGTCCAGCCGTGTGAGCTTTCAGGAGGCTCGCCTGGCTTGTGAGAGTGAGGGGGGAGCTCTTCTCAGCCTGGAGAACGAAGTGGAGCAAAAGTTAATAGAAAGCATGTTGCAAAACCTAACCAAGCCAGGCACAGGAATTTCTGATGGTGATTTCTGGATCGGCCTTTGGAGAAATGGAGAGGGGCAAGCCTCTGGTGCCTGCCCAGATCTCTACCAGTGGTCTGATGGGAGCAGTTCCCATTACCG AAACTGGTACACTGACGAACCTTCCTGTGGAAGTGAAAAGTGTGTGGTGATGTATCATCAACCGACGGCCAATCCTGGCCTAGGGGGTCCCTACCTTTACCAGTGGAATGACGACAGGTGCAACATGAAGCACAATTACATCTGCAAGTATGAGCCAG TAAAGGAAGAACAAAAACTAGCCCAAACCAGTCCACACTGTGGATTTCAAAAAGCACGAGAAAAGAAAGTGGCATGGAAGTATAAAAATGTATTGTCTTGTCTCCAGAAAAGAAACCAGAGTTTTGTAATCTGGATCTGTATAAGGAATGGCATCACAACCTTAGCTTGGAATGGCTTGAAATCTCAGAGGATCTGCAAGGTGAACTGTAAGCGCCCTCTCGAGGCAAATATTAAAATGAGTTTTctatgtttatttcatttacaaaatATGCTGTGCTGA
- the CHODL gene encoding chondrolectin isoform X2, giving the protein MSRVVSLLLGAALLCGHGVLCRRVVSGQKVCFADYKHPCYKMAYFHELSSRVSFQEARLACESEGGALLSLENEVEQKLIESMLQNLTKPGTGISDGDFWIGLWRNGEGQASGACPDLYQWSDGSSSHYRNWYTDEPSCGSEKCVVMYHQPTANPGLGGPYLYQWNDDRCNMKHNYICKYEPEIIPTAPGEKTYFTNQPGDTHQNVVVTEAGIIPNLIYVVIPTIPLLLLILVAFGTCCFQMLHKSKGRTKTSPNQSTLWISKSTRKESGMEV; this is encoded by the exons GCCAAAAAGTGTGTTTCGCTGACTACAAGCACCCCTGCTACAAAATGGCCTATTTCCATGAACTGTCCAGCCGTGTGAGCTTTCAGGAGGCTCGCCTGGCTTGTGAGAGTGAGGGGGGAGCTCTTCTCAGCCTGGAGAACGAAGTGGAGCAAAAGTTAATAGAAAGCATGTTGCAAAACCTAACCAAGCCAGGCACAGGAATTTCTGATGGTGATTTCTGGATCGGCCTTTGGAGAAATGGAGAGGGGCAAGCCTCTGGTGCCTGCCCAGATCTCTACCAGTGGTCTGATGGGAGCAGTTCCCATTACCG AAACTGGTACACTGACGAACCTTCCTGTGGAAGTGAAAAGTGTGTGGTGATGTATCATCAACCGACGGCCAATCCTGGCCTAGGGGGTCCCTACCTTTACCAGTGGAATGACGACAGGTGCAACATGAAGCACAATTACATCTGCAAGTATGAGCCAG AGATTATTCCAACAGCTCCTGGAGAAAAGACTTATTTTACAAACCAACCAGGAGACACCCATCAAAATGTAGTTGTTACTGAAGCAG GCATAATTCCCAATCTAATTTATGTTGTTATACCAACAATCCCGCTGCTCTTATTGATACTGGTTGCTTTTGGAACCTGCTGTTTCCAGATGCTGCATAAAAG TAAAGGAAGAACAAAAACTAGCCCAAACCAGTCCACACTGTGGATTTCAAAAAGCACGAGAAAAGAAAGTGGCATGGAAGTATAA